A stretch of the Pseudobacteriovorax antillogorgiicola genome encodes the following:
- the lptG gene encoding LPS export ABC transporter permease LptG — MTLFLYVLRDFFKFVLGALALCVFLFLLFDFIHKTTRYIPRYDPETKDLIEFYLYQIPNLVIQTLPIASLLASVITMVLLSRTNEITAMRAVGMGPLRIGAPIAVGGMILVLGSFIVGELLLPKTAQRVHDIQEVKIEKGSVNQLAEGARWVRKDGRLFNFKDFDPLTSIMYKVRVIEMGTSFRPKKTIEAETAVYRPESNDWLLSHVKMLYFWPNGTLSYTEEQDFLSLEIPAEPKKLKRERRLPNELSLSELNDIISKGSSSGQDILSYRVDMHVKMAFHFASFVVSLIGLKFGYKSERSMETAKGILLALGIGLSYWFFLNSGRALSKQGEVPPILGAWSANFIVLGLSWLSIIRTRKT; from the coding sequence ATGACTTTATTTCTTTACGTCTTACGAGACTTTTTTAAGTTTGTTCTCGGTGCCTTAGCGCTATGTGTCTTCTTATTCTTGTTGTTCGATTTTATCCATAAAACCACCCGCTATATTCCTCGCTATGATCCTGAAACAAAAGATCTGATTGAGTTCTACCTTTACCAAATACCCAACCTAGTGATTCAGACGTTGCCAATTGCATCGCTACTAGCGTCGGTGATCACAATGGTTTTGCTAAGCAGGACCAACGAGATTACTGCGATGAGGGCGGTAGGTATGGGGCCACTTCGCATTGGTGCGCCAATTGCTGTAGGAGGTATGATCTTGGTCTTAGGGTCATTTATAGTAGGAGAGCTGCTTCTACCGAAGACTGCTCAAAGAGTTCACGACATTCAAGAAGTAAAGATCGAGAAAGGTTCTGTAAATCAACTAGCTGAAGGAGCAAGGTGGGTTCGCAAGGACGGCAGGCTCTTCAATTTTAAGGATTTCGACCCCCTAACAAGCATCATGTATAAGGTGAGGGTGATTGAGATGGGAACTAGTTTCAGGCCAAAGAAAACAATAGAGGCTGAAACAGCAGTATACCGCCCAGAGTCCAATGACTGGCTTCTCTCCCATGTAAAGATGCTATATTTTTGGCCCAATGGCACCTTGTCTTATACAGAGGAGCAAGACTTTTTATCCTTAGAAATTCCGGCAGAACCCAAAAAACTAAAGCGGGAACGTCGACTTCCGAACGAGCTGAGTCTTTCCGAGTTAAACGATATCATTTCAAAGGGCAGTAGCTCGGGTCAGGATATTCTCTCCTATCGAGTCGATATGCATGTAAAAATGGCATTTCATTTCGCTTCATTCGTGGTGAGTCTTATAGGGCTTAAGTTCGGCTATAAGTCGGAGCGTAGCATGGAAACCGCCAAGGGAATTCTTCTGGCTCTTGGTATCGGCTTGAGTTACTGGTTTTTCCTTAACTCGGGGCGAGCTTTGAGCAAGCAGGGAGAGGTGCCGCCTATTCTTGGTGCTTGGTCAGCGAATTTCATAGTGCTGGGTTTGTCTTGGCTGAGCATTATAAGGACTCGGAAGACCTAA
- the rplQ gene encoding 50S ribosomal protein L17, translated as MRHKHGYRKLGRDSAHRRAMLRNMATSLITHESITTTLPKAKELRSVVEKMVTLGKKGGLHNQRQAASYLFDKAAVSKVFQDLAPRFKDRPGGYLRILKRGVRFGDGAKLATIEFVDFEPKAKSE; from the coding sequence ATGCGACATAAGCATGGTTATAGAAAACTTGGAAGAGATAGCGCTCATAGAAGAGCAATGTTGAGAAACATGGCGACATCATTGATCACCCATGAAAGCATCACAACGACTCTTCCGAAAGCAAAGGAACTACGAAGCGTCGTAGAAAAGATGGTTACTCTTGGTAAAAAGGGTGGTCTACACAATCAAAGACAAGCGGCCAGTTACCTTTTTGATAAGGCAGCTGTTAGTAAGGTATTCCAAGACTTGGCTCCTAGATTCAAAGATCGTCCTGGTGGCTATCTTCGTATCCTAAAAAGAGGAGTTCGATTTGGCGATGGTGCAAAATTAGCGACAATTGAATTCGTTGATTTTGAACCAAAAGCAAAGTCAGAGTAA
- a CDS encoding DNA-directed RNA polymerase subunit alpha — protein sequence MHRNWQDLITPNNVEIATLTDTYGKFIAKPLERGYGTTLGNSLRRVLLSSINGAAVVAVRIAGVEHELSTIQGVKEDVTDIILNLKQVNIRYLGEQDARITLKSTGEGVLTAGDIQASSDVEILNPEQHIATVGEDGSLDMEMIVRHGRGYVSADMNRTEDIPTEYIVTDSIFAPVRRVAYNVSNARVGQMTDYDKLTLEVWTNGAVRPDDALAYAAKILKEQLTIFINFDETEEVEARPVEDEMDNKPQLNENLFKTVDSLELSVRAANCLENANIKYIGELVTKSEAEMLKTKNFGRKSLNEIKDILAEMGLSLGMKIDGFDPSMLRQRESESN from the coding sequence ATGCATCGTAATTGGCAAGATCTAATAACCCCAAATAATGTTGAGATCGCCACACTAACTGATACATACGGTAAGTTTATCGCTAAACCACTGGAGCGGGGGTACGGTACAACTCTTGGCAATTCATTGCGAAGAGTACTGCTATCAAGCATCAACGGTGCAGCAGTCGTTGCTGTTCGGATTGCTGGCGTCGAGCATGAGCTTAGTACGATTCAAGGTGTGAAGGAAGATGTTACCGACATCATCCTTAATCTGAAGCAGGTCAACATTCGCTATCTAGGCGAGCAAGATGCAAGAATTACTCTTAAGTCTACGGGCGAAGGAGTATTAACTGCTGGTGATATTCAGGCGAGCAGTGATGTCGAGATACTTAACCCAGAGCAGCATATTGCGACGGTGGGTGAAGATGGTTCTCTTGACATGGAGATGATCGTACGGCACGGTCGTGGGTATGTTTCGGCGGACATGAATCGTACTGAAGATATCCCCACAGAATACATTGTCACTGATTCTATATTTGCGCCAGTAAGACGCGTAGCGTATAACGTATCCAACGCTCGTGTTGGTCAGATGACTGACTACGACAAGTTGACTTTAGAAGTGTGGACGAACGGCGCGGTAAGGCCCGACGATGCTCTAGCGTATGCGGCCAAGATTCTTAAAGAACAGCTGACGATCTTCATCAACTTCGATGAAACCGAGGAAGTTGAAGCACGGCCGGTCGAAGACGAGATGGACAATAAGCCACAACTCAACGAGAACTTGTTTAAAACAGTGGATTCTCTTGAGTTAAGCGTTCGGGCTGCAAACTGTCTTGAAAACGCCAATATCAAGTACATTGGCGAGCTTGTGACTAAGAGCGAAGCAGAGATGCTAAAGACTAAAAACTTCGGTAGAAAGTCTCTGAATGAGATCAAAGATATATTAGCGGAAATGGGTCTTTCATTGGGTATGAAGATCGATGGTTTTGATCCCAGTATGCTCAGACAGAGAGAATCAGAATCAAATTAA
- the rpsK gene encoding 30S ribosomal protein S11: MAKGSIGKKRKTKKNVPMGVAHIQSTFNNTIVTITDLNGEVVSWCTAGTKGFKGSRKSTPFAAQVAAEEAARKAMDVGMRSISVLVKGPGSGRESAVRALAAAGLKVNLLRDITPVPHNGCRPPKRRRV, encoded by the coding sequence ATGGCTAAAGGTTCTATTGGTAAAAAAAGAAAAACGAAAAAGAACGTACCAATGGGTGTGGCGCACATCCAATCAACGTTTAACAACACCATCGTTACGATCACAGATCTTAATGGCGAAGTTGTTTCTTGGTGTACAGCAGGAACCAAGGGCTTTAAGGGATCTCGTAAGAGTACTCCTTTCGCAGCTCAGGTTGCCGCTGAAGAAGCCGCTCGTAAGGCGATGGACGTTGGCATGCGCTCCATCTCAGTTCTCGTGAAAGGGCCAGGCTCAGGTCGCGAAAGTGCAGTTAGAGCCTTAGCAGCTGCGGGACTAAAGGTTAACTTGTTGCGAGATATCACTCCGGTTCCTCACAATGGCTGTAGGCCGCCTAAACGTCGTAGAGTGTAA
- the rpsM gene encoding 30S ribosomal protein S13, which yields MARIAGVDLPAHKRVDIALTSIYGIGRTKSVLIVEKSGIDANKKAGELSGDEVNTIRKVIDTEGLLVEGDLRREVSLNIKRLVDLGNYRGLRHRRGLPVRGQRTKTNARTRKGPRKTIANKKK from the coding sequence ATGGCTCGTATCGCTGGGGTAGATTTGCCCGCTCACAAGAGAGTAGATATAGCTCTTACAAGTATTTACGGAATCGGAAGAACAAAATCCGTTCTGATCGTCGAGAAGTCTGGAATCGATGCTAACAAGAAAGCTGGAGAGCTGAGCGGCGACGAGGTGAACACCATCCGTAAAGTGATCGATACCGAAGGGCTGCTTGTTGAAGGTGACTTGCGTCGTGAAGTGTCTCTTAATATCAAGCGTCTTGTAGATTTAGGTAACTACAGAGGTCTTCGTCACCGACGCGGTCTTCCAGTAAGAGGGCAGAGAACAAAGACGAACGCTCGAACCCGTAAGGGACCACGTAAAACAATCGCGAACAAGAAGAAGTAA
- the rpmJ gene encoding 50S ribosomal protein L36, with protein MKVRASVKPICEKCKVIRRRGVLRVICEVKKHKQRQG; from the coding sequence ATGAAAGTTAGAGCAAGCGTTAAACCGATTTGCGAAAAATGTAAGGTTATTCGTAGACGAGGCGTCCTAAGGGTCATCTGCGAAGTTAAGAAGCACAAACAAAGACAAGGCTAA
- the infA gene encoding translation initiation factor IF-1: MAKEDVIEVEGVVKEPLPNAMFKVELENGHEVLAHISGKMRMHFIRILPGDKVKLEVSPYDLSRGRIVYRSK; this comes from the coding sequence ATGGCAAAAGAAGATGTTATAGAAGTGGAAGGTGTCGTAAAAGAACCTCTACCGAATGCAATGTTCAAGGTGGAACTGGAGAACGGGCATGAGGTGCTAGCCCACATCAGCGGTAAGATGAGGATGCACTTCATTCGAATTCTTCCTGGAGACAAAGTCAAACTGGAAGTTTCACCCTATGATTTAAGTAGAGGCCGCATCGTATACCGCTCTAAATAA
- a CDS encoding adenylate kinase: MIVVITGAPGAGKGTQADLLVEKQGFRKISTGDALRRQIKLGTEVGKKASELMSAGKLVPDDVLLDILKAELAATTEEKILLDGYPRNLSQAETLKTLKEQYPVKAALHLDVDSDVLMSRLCGRRTCGNCGASFHVNFSPPKVEGVCDRCGGQLQQRPDDNEEKVRVRLDVYENETKPVLDFYQGEGLYVRVDGNGSTEEVFERISKAIQSL; this comes from the coding sequence ATGATTGTAGTTATCACTGGCGCCCCTGGTGCTGGTAAGGGAACCCAAGCAGATCTATTAGTAGAGAAGCAGGGGTTTCGGAAGATATCAACTGGCGACGCATTGCGTCGGCAGATCAAGTTGGGTACGGAAGTTGGGAAGAAAGCAAGCGAGCTAATGTCAGCTGGCAAACTGGTTCCCGACGATGTTCTGCTCGATATTTTGAAGGCTGAGCTAGCTGCAACTACAGAGGAGAAGATTCTTCTGGATGGCTACCCCAGGAATCTAAGTCAGGCAGAAACACTCAAGACTCTGAAAGAGCAGTATCCCGTAAAAGCTGCGCTTCACTTGGATGTCGATAGCGACGTTCTCATGAGTCGGCTCTGTGGCCGAAGGACGTGCGGGAATTGTGGTGCTTCGTTTCATGTGAACTTCAGCCCTCCAAAGGTTGAAGGGGTTTGCGATCGCTGCGGTGGACAGCTGCAGCAGAGACCTGATGATAACGAGGAGAAGGTTCGGGTTCGGCTCGATGTATACGAAAATGAGACGAAGCCGGTCCTAGACTTTTATCAGGGCGAAGGCCTTTATGTTCGGGTCGATGGCAACGGGTCTACTGAAGAGGTGTTTGAACGCATCTCCAAAGCGATCCAGAGCCTATAA
- the secY gene encoding preprotein translocase subunit SecY, whose product MAQRTSSLQEMSLNHLQKKILFTLGFLALYRIGVHVPIPGVDAARLGEFFQSQGANAFGMINMFSGGALERFSIFALGVMPYISASIIAQLLTVVVPHLEALSKEGEAGRKKITQYTRYGTILLAVIQGFMIARTLSTAEFGGGSLVVDPGMGWLLFTALSLTAGTALVMWIGEQITERGVGNGISLIIFAGIVAGLPSVITNTYSKYNTAEMEALQIIILLVIVVVITAGVVFIEQGARQVPIQYAKRQVGKRVYGGQTSHLPIRVNTAGVIPPIFASSLLQIPVTAAQVLEGSPVANFLNTVFIPGGWLYNVVYLALIVFFAFFYTSIQFKPDDIAENLKKHGGYIPGIRPGAKTADFLGRVINRLTLTGAIYLAAICLVPSIITDRFNVQFYFGGTSLLIIVGVALETFRQIDAHRQSLRYEAFMKQGSPRRRGARR is encoded by the coding sequence GTGGCACAGCGGACGTCGTCACTTCAGGAGATGAGCTTGAATCATCTCCAGAAGAAGATACTTTTTACTCTTGGTTTTTTAGCTTTATACCGAATCGGTGTTCACGTGCCGATTCCAGGCGTTGATGCAGCGAGGCTTGGGGAGTTTTTCCAAAGCCAGGGAGCAAACGCCTTCGGAATGATCAACATGTTTTCTGGTGGAGCCCTCGAGAGGTTTAGTATTTTCGCCTTGGGAGTGATGCCGTATATTTCCGCGTCCATCATAGCCCAGCTCTTGACAGTTGTGGTCCCTCATTTAGAGGCACTTTCGAAAGAAGGTGAAGCTGGGCGAAAAAAGATCACTCAGTACACCCGCTACGGGACAATTTTGCTTGCAGTGATTCAGGGTTTTATGATCGCAAGAACGCTATCCACCGCTGAATTTGGCGGTGGTTCGCTGGTTGTGGACCCAGGAATGGGGTGGTTGCTGTTTACAGCACTCAGTCTTACTGCAGGTACTGCTTTGGTGATGTGGATTGGTGAGCAGATCACGGAACGAGGTGTCGGCAACGGCATTTCACTAATCATTTTTGCCGGAATCGTTGCTGGTCTTCCTTCAGTAATTACCAATACTTATAGCAAGTACAACACGGCAGAAATGGAAGCTCTCCAGATCATAATCCTTCTGGTTATCGTCGTTGTGATAACAGCTGGGGTTGTTTTCATTGAGCAAGGCGCAAGGCAAGTTCCGATTCAATACGCAAAGCGGCAGGTCGGAAAAAGAGTTTACGGGGGACAAACCTCTCATCTACCGATCAGAGTGAACACTGCGGGCGTCATTCCACCAATTTTTGCGAGCTCCTTGCTTCAAATTCCAGTTACAGCAGCCCAAGTTTTAGAGGGTAGCCCAGTTGCTAATTTTCTAAATACCGTTTTTATCCCGGGTGGTTGGCTTTATAATGTCGTTTACCTTGCTTTGATTGTCTTCTTCGCGTTCTTCTACACGTCGATTCAATTTAAGCCAGATGACATAGCTGAGAACCTTAAGAAGCACGGTGGCTACATTCCTGGTATTCGACCAGGGGCTAAGACTGCAGACTTTTTGGGTCGCGTCATAAACCGGTTGACGTTGACAGGGGCTATCTATCTAGCTGCGATCTGTCTGGTACCGTCGATCATAACAGATCGTTTCAACGTGCAGTTCTACTTCGGTGGGACAAGTCTTTTGATTATCGTTGGGGTGGCACTCGAAACCTTTAGGCAAATTGACGCTCATCGTCAGTCCTTACGGTATGAAGCTTTTATGAAGCAGGGTAGTCCACGACGACGGGGTGCGAGACGATGA
- the rplO gene encoding 50S ribosomal protein L15 translates to MKDLSNLSPAKGSNKKKKRIGRGPGSGLGKTAGKGHKGQKARKGGGIAPGFEGGQMPLYRRLPKRGFKNPFRIEYNPINLDSLNRFEAGSTITPEVLDKAGLLRKPGCPVKLLGRGTLEKALTINVQKFSASAKAAVEKAGGKVEEI, encoded by the coding sequence ATGAAAGATTTAAGTAATTTATCGCCCGCTAAAGGCTCTAATAAGAAAAAGAAGCGAATCGGGCGTGGTCCTGGTAGCGGTCTAGGAAAGACTGCTGGTAAGGGTCACAAAGGGCAGAAAGCTCGCAAGGGTGGCGGAATTGCTCCTGGTTTCGAAGGTGGTCAAATGCCTTTGTACAGACGTCTGCCTAAGAGAGGGTTCAAAAACCCTTTCCGAATTGAGTATAATCCCATAAACTTGGACAGCCTAAACAGGTTTGAGGCCGGGTCTACCATTACGCCAGAAGTTTTAGATAAAGCTGGTCTATTACGAAAGCCCGGATGTCCCGTCAAGTTACTCGGACGCGGAACTCTAGAAAAAGCACTGACAATTAATGTTCAGAAGTTCAGTGCTTCCGCAAAAGCAGCAGTTGAGAAGGCAGGCGGTAAAGTCGAGGAGATCTAA
- the rpmD gene encoding 50S ribosomal protein L30 codes for MSKIVVRQKKSLIGSSESLRKVVKALGLGKIGQERTHKDNNCTRGMVNKVRHLVEYELVSE; via the coding sequence ATGTCAAAGATTGTAGTTCGCCAGAAAAAAAGCCTCATCGGAAGCAGCGAATCCCTGCGTAAGGTTGTTAAGGCTTTAGGTCTTGGTAAGATTGGCCAAGAAAGAACGCACAAGGATAACAATTGCACTCGCGGCATGGTCAATAAGGTGAGGCACCTTGTTGAGTATGAGCTGGTTTCTGAATAA
- the rpsE gene encoding 30S ribosomal protein S5, which translates to MAKEQREKRDDNFQDRVVNIARVAKVVKGGRRFSFSALVVVGDSKNKVGFGLGKANEVPDAIRKGSEQAKKSLITVRKNGGSIPFEVVGRYGSARVLMYPAKKGKGIIAGGAVRIICELAGIEDIVCKVHGTRNQQNVVRAVVDGLSQLENIEQYAARRGKEAADVLQVRHSN; encoded by the coding sequence GTGGCTAAAGAGCAACGTGAAAAAAGAGACGATAATTTTCAGGACCGCGTTGTAAACATCGCGCGTGTCGCTAAAGTTGTAAAGGGCGGTCGTCGTTTTAGTTTTAGCGCCCTAGTTGTTGTTGGAGACAGCAAGAACAAAGTAGGTTTCGGTTTAGGTAAGGCAAACGAAGTTCCTGATGCGATTCGCAAAGGATCTGAGCAAGCTAAGAAAAGCTTGATCACAGTCCGTAAAAACGGTGGTTCAATTCCCTTCGAAGTTGTTGGTCGTTATGGATCAGCTCGGGTTCTTATGTACCCAGCTAAAAAAGGTAAGGGAATCATCGCTGGTGGCGCCGTTCGTATTATCTGCGAACTCGCGGGAATCGAGGACATTGTCTGTAAGGTTCACGGTACGCGTAACCAGCAGAACGTAGTTCGGGCTGTAGTCGATGGTCTAAGTCAATTGGAAAACATCGAGCAGTACGCTGCACGACGAGGGAAAGAGGCTGCAGACGTTCTTCAAGTAAGACACAGCAACTAA
- the rplR gene encoding 50S ribosomal protein L18, whose amino-acid sequence MSNTNKKNLLRLKRKKRIRKKLSGTGERPRLSLFRSARHIYAQVINDETGVTLASVNSYKKGSNARANKDLCTELGKQLAEACKSKNIEKVVFDKNGYAFHGRVEAFASGAREGGLQF is encoded by the coding sequence ATGTCGAACACTAACAAGAAAAACTTGTTGAGACTTAAGCGAAAAAAGAGAATTCGCAAGAAGCTCTCAGGTACTGGCGAGAGACCAAGACTTTCTTTGTTCCGCTCAGCAAGGCACATCTATGCTCAAGTTATTAACGATGAGACTGGTGTTACCTTGGCATCGGTAAATAGCTACAAAAAAGGTAGCAACGCCCGAGCCAACAAAGACCTTTGTACTGAACTTGGTAAGCAACTCGCTGAAGCTTGCAAAAGCAAAAACATCGAGAAAGTCGTATTTGATAAGAACGGATATGCTTTCCACGGACGAGTCGAAGCATTTGCTAGTGGCGCGCGTGAAGGCGGTTTACAATTCTAG
- the rplF gene encoding 50S ribosomal protein L6: protein MSRIGKRPVAIPSGVEVKIDGNHVKVKGPKGSLERTLHSAVKLVQEGSEITVSPVVDDSESKKFHGLSRTLLANMVEGCSKGFEKRLKLIGVGYRAAKQGNALNFTLGYSHPILFEAVAGIDLNVDKQTTIIVTGASKEDVGETAAKIRALRPPEPYHGKGVRYENEHIATKVGKAAGKK from the coding sequence ATGTCTCGTATCGGAAAGAGGCCTGTAGCCATTCCTTCAGGAGTGGAAGTTAAGATTGACGGAAACCACGTCAAGGTTAAAGGCCCTAAAGGTTCTCTAGAGAGAACATTACATAGCGCTGTAAAGCTGGTACAAGAAGGTTCCGAGATCACAGTTTCTCCTGTGGTTGACGATAGCGAAAGCAAGAAATTTCATGGCTTAAGCCGGACTCTCCTTGCGAACATGGTTGAGGGCTGCTCGAAAGGCTTCGAAAAGCGTCTGAAGTTGATTGGTGTTGGTTACCGTGCTGCAAAGCAAGGCAACGCTCTTAACTTTACTCTTGGATACAGTCACCCCATTCTCTTCGAAGCCGTTGCAGGTATCGATCTGAATGTAGATAAGCAAACGACCATCATCGTGACTGGTGCTTCTAAGGAAGACGTTGGCGAAACTGCTGCTAAGATTCGTGCACTGCGTCCACCTGAACCGTATCACGGTAAAGGCGTTCGTTACGAAAATGAGCATATCGCTACAAAAGTCGGTAAGGCTGCGGGTAAAAAATAA
- the rpsH gene encoding 30S ribosomal protein S8, with translation MNITDPIADLLTRVRNGQKAGHEVISVPASKIKIAITHVLREEGFVRNYKCIRDSKQGILKIALAYDESGKGIIKNIRRVSRPSRRHFVGADKLPYVKNGFGTAILSTSKGIMTDREARKNHVGGEYICSVF, from the coding sequence ATGAATATCACAGATCCTATTGCTGATCTTCTGACACGAGTCAGAAATGGACAAAAAGCTGGTCACGAAGTTATCTCGGTTCCAGCTAGTAAGATTAAGATTGCCATCACTCACGTTCTTCGTGAAGAAGGCTTCGTAAGAAACTACAAGTGTATCCGTGATAGTAAGCAAGGTATCCTAAAGATTGCACTTGCTTACGACGAAAGCGGAAAAGGCATTATTAAGAACATTCGCCGAGTAAGCCGGCCGTCAAGGCGTCACTTTGTTGGTGCAGACAAGCTACCATATGTAAAGAATGGTTTCGGAACAGCGATTCTTTCTACGTCGAAAGGTATCATGACTGATCGCGAAGCTCGTAAGAATCATGTTGGTGGCGAGTACATTTGCTCGGTATTCTAA
- a CDS encoding type Z 30S ribosomal protein S14: MAKKALIEKAKRKPKFSTRAYTRCNRCGRPKAVYRRFGVCRICFRDLASNGMLAGVTKASW; the protein is encoded by the coding sequence ATGGCTAAGAAAGCACTGATTGAAAAAGCTAAAAGAAAGCCAAAGTTCTCAACGAGAGCTTACACACGATGCAATCGATGTGGCAGACCTAAGGCCGTTTATAGACGTTTTGGAGTGTGTCGTATTTGCTTCCGTGACTTGGCTTCCAATGGAATGCTAGCGGGTGTGACCAAGGCTTCCTGGTAA